One part of the Populus alba chromosome 18, ASM523922v2, whole genome shotgun sequence genome encodes these proteins:
- the LOC118051686 gene encoding uncharacterized protein: protein MASIYLSICSTSKPLAAPPKSAGRTTASASSSSSCFKSQFCGCFVAGRLVCSGSRKQKKQMQVVSMAPDEEKLTRRSPLDFPIEWERPKPGSRPDIFPKFSPMKTPIPPPLPYDPPEEDEEEEEEKKKEEEEEDPEKEEEPDKPEKQ from the exons ATGGCATCCATTTACCTCTCGATATGTTCAACTTCGAAACCCCTAGCGGCGCCACCTAAATCTGCAGGAAGAACAACAGCTTCAGCGTCGTCGTCTTCATCTTGTTTTAAAAGCCaattttgcggatgctttgtGGCTGGACGATTGGTTTGTTCCGGGAGCAGGAAACAGAAGAAGCAGATGCAGGTTGTTTCTATGGCACCTGATGAAGAGAAATTGACTCGCCGAAGTCCTCTCGATTTCCCTATC GAGTGGGAAAGGCCGAAGCCGGGGAGTAGGCCTGATATATTCCCGAAGTTTAGCCCTATGAAGACACCGATACCACCCCCATTGCCATATGATCCTCCTGAAgaagatgaggaagaagaagaagagaaaaagaaagaggaggaggaggaagatcctgaaaaggaagaagaaccaGATAAGCCCGAGAAGCAGTAG